The proteins below come from a single Pseudarthrobacter sp. SSS035 genomic window:
- a CDS encoding ATP-dependent 6-phosphofructokinase: protein MKIGILTSGGDCPGLNAVIRGAVLKGITVHGHEFVGFLDGWRGVVEGDIIDIPRTMVRGIAKQGGTILGTSRTNPFENGGGPAVIKDHMDRLGIDAIIAIGGEGTLAAAKRLTDAGLKIVGVPKTVDNDLDATDYTFGFDTAVQIATEAIDRLRTTAESHHRCMIAEVMGRHVGWIALHAGMAAGAHAILIPEQKISIEQIAQWVKEAHARGRAPLVVVAEGFVPDHMESPHSERGLDTFGRPRLGGIADQLVPELEARTGIETRATTLGHIQRGGVPSAFDRVLATRLGMAAIDSVVEGCWGTMVALKGTDIEHVGFAEALGKLKTVPQDRYEEAAVLFG, encoded by the coding sequence ATGAAAATTGGAATCCTCACCAGCGGTGGCGACTGCCCCGGACTGAACGCTGTCATCCGCGGCGCCGTACTTAAAGGCATCACCGTCCATGGCCACGAGTTTGTCGGGTTCCTGGACGGCTGGCGGGGCGTGGTTGAGGGCGACATCATCGATATCCCCCGCACCATGGTCCGCGGCATCGCCAAGCAGGGTGGCACGATCCTGGGCACGTCCCGCACCAATCCCTTCGAAAACGGCGGCGGCCCCGCAGTCATCAAGGACCATATGGATCGCCTGGGCATCGACGCCATCATTGCCATCGGCGGCGAAGGGACCCTTGCCGCCGCAAAGCGGCTGACCGACGCAGGGCTGAAGATCGTGGGCGTCCCCAAGACCGTGGACAACGATCTTGACGCCACGGACTACACCTTCGGCTTCGACACCGCCGTGCAGATCGCCACCGAAGCAATCGACAGACTGCGCACCACGGCAGAATCCCACCACCGGTGCATGATCGCCGAGGTCATGGGCCGGCACGTGGGCTGGATTGCCCTGCACGCGGGCATGGCCGCAGGCGCCCACGCCATCCTGATCCCGGAGCAGAAGATCAGCATCGAACAGATCGCCCAGTGGGTGAAGGAAGCCCACGCCCGCGGGCGCGCACCGCTGGTAGTGGTGGCCGAGGGCTTTGTTCCGGACCACATGGAATCCCCGCACTCCGAGCGCGGCCTGGACACCTTCGGCCGGCCCCGCCTGGGCGGCATCGCGGACCAGTTGGTCCCGGAACTGGAAGCCCGGACCGGCATCGAGACCCGTGCCACGACCCTGGGGCACATCCAGCGCGGCGGCGTCCCGTCCGCGTTCGACCGTGTGCTCGCAACCCGTCTGGGAATGGCCGCGATCGACTCCGTGGTGGAGGGCTGCTGGGGCACAATGGTGGCGCTCAAGGGCACCGATATCGAGCACGTTGGCTTCGCGGAAGCGCTGGGCAAGCTGAAGACCGTGCCACAGGACCGCTACGAGGAAGCAGCGGTCCTGTTCGGCTGA